The Apium graveolens cultivar Ventura chromosome 11, ASM990537v1, whole genome shotgun sequence genome has a window encoding:
- the LOC141698682 gene encoding F-box protein SKIP23-like: MAVDWSELPPELLYTIATNLKHLQDHIRFRSVCQAWRSSTPETPVNLPCQLPWLMLPAHHFCFNPPSHHRGFYDLSNNKIHALSLSKITHRSRRCGSSHGWLAFLEESPSFFILNPLTRAVVNLPPLSQFPNVMSFDFSKVGREYTLKTGDDDDVYSCNLKEMRDSYIKKVILSRSPHSGSDYIVVALINQTGDLAYCKKHDLSWKFIEAAHGYCEDVVYYNGMFMAVNKYGEIAACDLNGDKPNVSFMNTPHIVGGDMQYLVACKDELLLVTRYLELEFNGESSQLDIIYKTTEFQVSRLNFKGVNWEALNSLGDMALFLGENSSLAMSASEFPECKGNRIYFTDDYSEWNYDGVNGDHDLGVYNLDDGSIEALPCYPFNSYSTRSWPPPIWVTPNPC; the protein is encoded by the coding sequence ATGGCCGTGGACTGGTCAGAACTACCTCCTGAATTACTATATACCATAGCCACCAACTTGAAGCATCTCCAAGATCATATCAGATTTCGTTCCGTTTGTCAAGCTTGGCGATCCTCAACACCTGAAACTCCAGTTAATCTCCCTTGTCAACTCCCCTGGCTCATGCTCCCTGCTCATCATTTCTGTTTCAATCCTCCATCTCATCACCGTGGTTTTTATGACTTATCCAACAACAAAATCCATGCGCTTTCCCTCTCCAAAATCACTCATAGGAGCCGCCGTTGTGGTTCTTCCCACGGCTGGCTTGCTTTTTTGGAAGAATCACCctctttttttattttaaatcctTTGACTCGTGCTGTTGTCAATCTTCCTCCCTTGTCCCAGTTTCCAAATGTTATGAGCTTTGATTTTTCCAAGGTGGGGCGAGAGTATACTCTTAAAACTGGGGATGATGATGATGTTTACAGTTGTAATTTGAAGGAGATGAGGGATTCTTATATCAAAAAGGTTATTCTCTCACGCTCTCCGCATTCTGGATCCGATTATATTGTTGTAGCTTTAATTAATCAGACCGGTGATCTTGCTTATTGTAAAAAACATGATCTTTCTTGGAAATTTATTGAAGCAGCACATGGATATTGTGAGGATGTTGTTTATTATAACGGAATGTTTATGGCTGTCAATAAGTATGGTGAAATTGCTGCGTGTGATTTAAATGGCGATAAGCCTAATGTTTCGTTTATGAATACACCACATATAGTCGGCGGTGACATGCAATATCTGGTGGCTTGTAAGGATGAATTGTTGTTGGTTACTAGGTATTTGGAGCTTGAGTTTAATGGTGAATCGAGCCAGCTTGATATTATATACAAGACAACTGAATTTCAGGTGTCAAGATTGAATTTCAAAGGGGTAAACTGGGAGGCTTTGAACAGTTTGGGTGACATGGCTTTGTTTCTTGGGGAGAATTCTTCATTGGCAATGTCGGCTTCTGAGTTTCCTGAGTGTAAAGGGAATAGAATATATTTCACCGATGATTATTCAGAGTGGAATTACGATGGTGTTAATGGGGATCATGATTTAGGTGTTTACAATTTGGATGATGGGAGCATCGAGGCCTTGCCGTGTTACCCATTCAATTCATACTCAACGCGTAGTTGGCCTCCACCTATTTGGGTTACTCCCAATCCATGCTAG
- the LOC141698681 gene encoding uncharacterized protein LOC141698681, producing the protein MNREKKRRKEMETQTAAAAVEPNPKKLKMSTTTSDDDTNSSAADKKPRYKRRKIAILFAYCGVGYQGMQKNPGAKTIEGDLEEALFQAGAVPQHDRGVPKRFDWARSARTDKGVSAVGQVVSGRFYIDPPGFIPRLQSYLPHQFKIFGFKRVTGSFNAKKFCDRRRYVYMLPVFALDPTAHPDRESVLASLGSGRGDLVKCLECSERGRKVFGLMGKRYFNAEKEVNSVMSESGILSNTLSEFQSEDVKLIELANANGDNDLSNVNGNDILAERENKHGNDQTELIEEKKIDVDLNETALCYDENQKERFNRILKSFEGTHNYHNFTTRTKADDPSAHRYIISFKADTTVTVDGIEFIKCEVVGQSFMLHQIRKMIGVAVAIMRNCAPESLIDIALQKDINITVPMAPEVGLYLDECFFTSYNQKWKDSHEEVSMKDYEAEAEDFKIKHIYSHIASSEHKDGAVGLWLHSLNYRNYPDLLVATTNGKTTDVKNVEGEIKTDGGNAETDATREVNVTIDVKNTDVIAE; encoded by the exons ATGAAtcgagaaaaaaaaagaagaaaagaaatggAAACCCAAACAGCAGCAGCAGCAGTAGAACCAAACCCTAAAAAACTGAAAATGTCCACAACAACCTCCGATGACGACACTAACTCATCCGCCGCCGACAAAAAGCCCAGATACAAGCGCCGCAAAATAGCAATCCTATTCGCCTACTGTGGTGTAGGCTATCAAGGAATGCAAAAAAACCCTGGTGCTAAGACTATTGAAGGCGATTTAGAAGAAGCCCTTTTTCAAGCCGGCGCTGTTCCTCAACACGACCGTGGTGTGCCCAAGCGCTTCGATTGGGCCCGCTCTGCTCGTACTGATAAGGGTGTTAGTGCTGTTGGTCAAGTTGTTTCTGGTAGGTTTTATATTGACCCTCCTGGTTTTATTCCCAGATTGCAATCTTATTTGCCTCATCAGTTTAAGATTTTTGGTTTTAAGCGTGTTACCGGCTCTTTTAATGCCAAGAAGTTTTGTGATCGTAGGAGGTATGTTTATATGTTGCCTGTTTTTGCTCTTGATCCCACTGCCCATCCTGATAGGGAGAGTGTGTTAGCTAGTTTGGGTTCAGGTCGTGGTGACCTTGTTAAGTGTTTGGAGTGTTCTGAGAGAGGTAGGAAAGTGTTCGGTCTCATGGGTAAGCGGTATTTCAATGCCGAGAAGGAGGTTAATAGTGTGATGTCTGAGTCAGGCATTTTGTCAAACACCTTGTCTGAGTTTCAAAGTGAAGATGTAAAATTGATTGAATTAGCTAATGCTAACGGTGATAATGATTTGTCTAATGTTAATGGTAATGACATTCTAGCTGAGCGTGAGAACAAACATGGAAATGACCAAACTGAGCTCATCGAGGAAAAGAAGATTGATGTTGATTTGAATGAGACTGCGCTTTGTTATGATGAAAACCAAAAGGAGAGATTTAATAGAATattgaaaagttttgaaggaacTCACAATTATCATAACTTCACCACTCGAACAAAAGCTGATGATCCCTCTGCTCACCGATACATTATATCTTTCAAAGCTGATACCACAGTTACTGTTGACGGTATTGAATTTATCAAGTGTGAGGTTGTAGGACAAAGCTTCATGCTTCATCAAATTCGGAAGATGATTGGTGTAGCGGTTGCAATTATGCGAAATTGTGCTCCAGAATCCTTGATTGATATTGCTCTCCAGAA GGATATAAATATTACTGTTCCTATGGCTCCCGAAGTTGGATTATATTTAGACGAGTGCTTTTTCACATCATACAACCAGAAATGGAAAGATAGTCATGAAGAAGTGTCTATGAAAGATTATGAGGCAGAGGCGGAAGACTTTAAGATTAAGCACATATATTCCCACATTGCATCATCAGAACATAAAGATGGAGCTGTTGGCCTTTGGCTGCATTCTCTGAATTATCGCAATTATCCTGATTTACTTGTAGCAACAACCAATGGTAAGACGACTGATGTAAAAAATGTTGAAGGTGAGATAAAAACTGATGGGGGAAATGCTGAAACTGATGCTACAAGGGAAGTTAATGTCACAATTGATGTGAAGAATACTGATGTCATTGCTGAATGA